In Marixanthomonas ophiurae, one genomic interval encodes:
- the mtaB gene encoding tRNA (N(6)-L-threonylcarbamoyladenosine(37)-C(2))-methylthiotransferase MtaB, translating to MNATKKVAFYTLGCKLNFSETSTIARNFKDEGFSRVDFSEKADIYVINTCSVTENADKRFKTIVKKAQKVNPDAFVAAVGCYAQLKPEELADVHGVDLVLGATEKFKITDYLNDLSKNDFGEVHSCEIDEADFYVGSYSIGDRTRAFLKVQDGCDYKCTYCTIPLARGISRSDTLGNVLKNAAEISEKGIKEIVLTGVNIGDYGKGEFGNKKHEHTFFELCEALDEVSGIERLRISSIEPNLLKNETIDFVADSNTFVPHFHIPLQSGSNDLLKLMRRRYMSELYVDRVKRIKKVMPHSCIGVDVIVGFPGETEERFLETYQFLNELDISYLHVFTYSERDNTPAAEMDGVVPTKIRKKRSKMLRGLSAKKRRAFYESQLDSTRTVLFEGENKKGYIHGFTENYVKVKTPWNPELVNTLHTIQLTEIGEDGLVRFEFVNEKAIAS from the coding sequence ATGAACGCTACAAAAAAAGTCGCATTTTATACATTAGGTTGTAAGCTTAATTTTAGTGAAACCTCTACCATAGCTAGAAACTTTAAAGACGAAGGGTTTAGCCGGGTAGATTTTTCTGAAAAAGCTGATATCTATGTCATTAACACGTGTAGTGTGACCGAAAATGCAGATAAGCGTTTTAAAACCATTGTAAAAAAGGCACAAAAAGTAAACCCTGATGCTTTTGTGGCCGCCGTAGGTTGTTATGCGCAACTGAAACCTGAAGAATTAGCCGATGTTCACGGAGTTGATTTAGTGTTAGGAGCTACCGAAAAATTTAAAATTACCGATTATTTAAATGACCTTTCTAAAAATGACTTTGGAGAAGTGCATTCTTGTGAAATAGACGAAGCAGATTTCTATGTTGGTTCGTATTCTATTGGTGATCGTACCCGTGCTTTTTTAAAAGTACAAGATGGTTGCGATTATAAATGTACGTATTGTACCATTCCGTTAGCAAGAGGAATTTCTAGAAGTGATACCTTGGGTAATGTACTTAAAAATGCTGCTGAAATTTCAGAAAAAGGAATTAAGGAAATCGTTTTAACCGGTGTAAACATTGGCGACTACGGAAAAGGGGAGTTTGGTAATAAAAAGCACGAACATACTTTTTTTGAATTATGCGAAGCCTTGGATGAAGTCTCTGGAATTGAACGCTTGCGTATTTCTTCCATAGAACCTAATCTCTTGAAAAATGAAACGATAGATTTTGTTGCTGATTCAAACACTTTTGTACCCCATTTTCACATACCATTGCAAAGTGGAAGCAATGATTTATTGAAGCTAATGCGCCGCCGTTATATGAGTGAACTCTATGTAGATAGGGTAAAACGCATTAAAAAAGTGATGCCACATTCGTGTATAGGAGTAGATGTAATTGTAGGTTTTCCTGGTGAAACAGAAGAACGTTTTCTAGAAACTTATCAATTTTTAAATGAATTGGATATTTCCTATTTACACGTTTTTACCTATTCAGAACGAGACAATACCCCAGCCGCTGAAATGGACGGTGTTGTGCCTACGAAAATACGTAAAAAGCGAAGTAAAATGCTACGTGGTCTTTCAGCTAAAAAAAGGAGAGCTTTTTATGAAAGTCAATTAGATAGCACACGAACGGTTCTATTTGAAGGCGAAAATAAAAAAGGCTACATACACGGGTTCACTGAAAATTATGTGAAAGTAAAAACTCCTTGGAATCCAGAGTTAGTTAATACGTTGCATACCATTCAACTTACCGAAATTGGCGAAGATGGGTTAGTGCGTTTTGAGTTTGTAAATGAAAAAGCGATTGCAAGCTAG
- a CDS encoding GNAT family N-acetyltransferase has protein sequence MIEDVEITDNEFLRQFELEIGDNMARIEYALQDRKIFLTKYDMPEDLEDQGFRDIFIKAVFDEVKDRGISLVPTSPEIAGFMRKNRRKYRDLLPVGISI, from the coding sequence ATGATTGAAGATGTAGAGATTACCGACAACGAATTTTTAAGACAATTCGAATTGGAAATTGGAGATAATATGGCCCGAATAGAATATGCACTTCAAGACCGTAAAATTTTCCTAACTAAATATGATATGCCCGAAGACTTAGAAGACCAAGGTTTTCGTGATATTTTTATTAAAGCTGTTTTTGATGAAGTAAAGGACCGCGGTATCAGCTTGGTTCCTACTAGCCCTGAAATAGCGGGTTTTATGCGTAAAAACAGAAGAAAGTATAGAGATTTATTACCTGTAGGTATTAGTATCTAG
- a CDS encoding pirin family protein, translating to MKKILHPATSRGTANFGWLKAKYSFSFGNYFNPDRLQFGKLRVLNDDQVESAMGFGKHPHKNMEIVTIPQSGALKHQDSMGNSGIVKSGDIQVMSAGTGVEHSEVNASTTEPVTLFQIWVIPDKEDVSPRYDQKKIAPLLKDNSFSTIVKPKSEAQENELWIHQQAFFSIGTFSEKTETSYSLYNKSHCVYVFVIDGTILVDNETLNKRDAIGIWDTDTISITANGNSRVLLIETPMN from the coding sequence ATGAAAAAGATTTTACATCCTGCTACAAGTCGTGGAACAGCAAATTTTGGTTGGTTAAAAGCCAAGTATTCTTTCAGTTTTGGTAACTATTTTAATCCAGACCGTCTTCAATTTGGTAAACTTCGTGTTTTAAACGATGACCAAGTTGAGTCTGCTATGGGTTTTGGTAAACATCCCCATAAGAATATGGAAATTGTAACCATTCCGCAATCGGGTGCTTTAAAGCATCAAGATTCGATGGGAAATAGCGGTATTGTCAAATCTGGCGATATTCAAGTAATGAGTGCAGGGACTGGAGTTGAGCATAGCGAAGTTAATGCCAGCACTACTGAACCTGTTACCTTGTTTCAAATTTGGGTTATACCCGATAAAGAAGACGTTTCCCCACGTTATGATCAGAAAAAAATCGCTCCTTTACTGAAGGATAATTCATTTAGCACCATTGTTAAACCTAAGTCTGAAGCTCAAGAAAACGAGCTATGGATACACCAACAAGCCTTTTTTAGTATTGGTACATTTTCAGAAAAAACTGAAACTTCCTACTCATTATATAACAAATCCCACTGTGTGTACGTTTTTGTAATAGACGGCACCATTCTTGTTGATAATGAAACACTTAACAAACGTGATGCCATAGGAATATGGGATACAGACACGATTAGTATAACTGCGAATGGAAACAGTCGCGTGTTACTTATTGAAACACCAATGAACTAA